The nucleotide window CGGCGTGACGGGCTACCGCATCCACGCGGCCCACGCGGATGCGAAGCATTATGGCCCGTGCTTTGGTCGGCGACCGCTGAGATAGATCGGCCAGCGAAGGGCTGGTCAGCCGGCCCTTTTTGTTAAGGCGCCCGCGAAAGCTGCGTCGCGAAATGGCCGATGGTCCTGGCGTAGACCTCGCTCTTGTTCCACTCCTTGATCGCGGCGAAATTGGCGCTGCCGGGCTCCCAGTCCTTGCCGCGCTGCCAGCCGTGGTTGGCGAGGAAGTTGGCGGTCGAGGCCAGTACGTCGGGCGCGCTGCGCAGGAGATCGCGGCGGCCGTTGCCGTCGAAGTCGACCGCGAACTTGACATAGGACGACGGCATGAACTGGGTCTGGCCGATTTCGCCGGCCCAGGCGCCGCGCATTTCCTGCGGCGCGATATCGCCGCGCTCGACGATGCGTAGTGCGTCCATCAGCTCGGCCTTGAACATGTCGGTGCGGCGGCAATCATAGGCCAGCGTCGCCAGCGAGCGCAGCGTCGCGAATTTCCCGATGTTGACGCCAAAATCGGTTTCCAGTCCCCAGATCGCCACCAGCACTTCGCCGGGCACGCCATACGCCTGTTCGATGCGCCCGAGCACCGAGCCGTATTGCTTGAGCATGTTGGAGCCACGCGTCAGCCGGGGCGGGACCATGCGGCCGGAGAATTCCTCAAAACTCTGGCTGAAGACCTTTTGCGATTGGTCGCGGGCCAGCACGGTCTTGTCGAACGTGACGCCGGTCAAGCCAGCCTGGATGGCGGACGCCGATATTCCATTGGAGGCCGCTTCCTTCTTGAAGTCCTCCAGCCATGTTTCGAACGAGCCCGTGCCGCAGGGCGCGGCGAGCGCGGCCGCCGAGGTCAGTAACAGCGCGCCCAAGGTCAGGGCGCGCACATAAAGGCGAGAGATCATCGTGCCGTTCGCTCCACGATCGATGCGTCTTCGCGTTAGTGTCGACGCCACGCCGAATGTTCGAAGCAAGATCGGCCAAAACAAGGCCTATGTAGGTGCCGGCAATGCCATTCCGTTGATCATGCTCAATTCATCGTTAGTGAGGGGCTGAACAACCAAACCGCCGGTCGGGATTCGACCGGCGGTTCGATCGATCAGGTTCCGTGCAGGCTTACGCGCTATCCTTGCGCCGCCAGGGGAACAGATTGGCCGGGAAATCGGCGGCAGACTTGCGTTCGCGGTGTGCGCGTGGCGGAAGCGGCTGCGGATTGAGTTCCGGCTCGATCGTCTCCCGATAGAGATGCCAGGTCGCGTGCCCGAGCAGCGGGATGACGACGGCAAGGCCGAGGAAGAACGGCAACGTTCCCGCGACAAGCAGCACCGCGACGATCAAGCCCCAGGCCGCCATCGGCACCGGGTTGCGCGCGACCGCGCGCAGCGAGGTCACCATCGCATCGCCAGCGCCGGCATGACGGTCCAGCATCAGCGGGAACGAGACCACGCTGATGCAGAGCGCGACGAGGGCGAACAGAAAGCCGACGCCGCAGCCGACCACGATCAGCCACCAGCCTTGTGACGTCGTCAGCACGCGCGTCGCGAAATCGGAAAAGCCGGTCGCGCCCGCATAGCCGAATGCGGCGATGTAGATCGCCTGCGCGGTGGCCACCCAGGTCACGAACAGCGCCAGCAGCAGCACGCCGAGCCCAAGCATCGCGCCGAATGACGGCGAACGCAGCATCGCTAGCGCATCCCAGGCAGTTGCCTGTTCACCATGTTCACGACGACGGCTCATCTCGTAGAGGCCGAGCGCCGCGAACGGACCGATCAGGGCGAAGCCGGCGGCCAGCGGAAACAACAGCGGTATGACGGAATAGCCGAGAACGGCGCGTGCCAGCACAAGTCCGAGAACGGGATATATCACACACAGGATGATGGCGTGGGTTGGCACCGCCTTGAAATCTTCCCAGCCGCGCCGCAACGAGCGGCCGAGTTCGGCGAAGCCGATGGTTCGGATGACTGGCGCGGCAGCGGTATCCGGTGCGCGCTGCGCCACTGATGTGACATTGCCGTGATATGTGGCCATGGTCGTCGTCTCCCTCGCGGTCGCATTGTGCGCCAATCGAAAGACGCAAACGCGCCGTTTCATAAAACGATCACGATCAGGCCAGACGCGAAGGGTGGAACTGGGCCGTGTCGCGAACTGTCCGGATAGCGTACTCCCAAACAGCAACAAACACACTCACGCTTAGGTGAATGTTTCATTGGCAAGCTTCTCTTGGGTGGCTAGACTTGCAGGCGATCCCGGCGTGGTGCTGCCGGTCAAACAGTGCCGCCAGAGACTCACCCCCATCATCAAACTCATTGGGAGCGAACGATGAGCATTTTCGGAAAAATCATGAACGCGATCTTCGGCAGCAAGGCAGACGCCGCGCCGGCCGGCGGCGGTGCGGCTGCGGGAGGTGGATCAACCGATGCGGCCGCTGCACCAGCGGCGACCGTCGACGTCGCGCCGATTCTCGATCAGGCCGTGAAGGCCAAGGGTGAGAAGCTGCAGTGGCGCACCTCGATCGTCGATCTGATGAAGGCGCTCGACATCGATTCCAGCTTTGCCGCGCGCAAGGATCTTGCGAAAGAGCTCGGCTATACAGGCGACAGCAATGATTCCGCCAGCATGAACATCTGGCTGCACAAGCAGGTCATGGCCAAGTTGGCTGCCAATGGTGGCAAGTTGCCGCCGGATATCAAGCACTGACGCTTCGCTCGGCCCTGATATACGAAGGCCCGCCGCGACGCGGGCCTTCTTCTTTTGGGGCGATTGCAATGCAGCTATGCGTAGCTACCTCACGTAGAAGCGCTGTACATACCGGCGGACAAAAAGATTCCCGGAAAATGTCGGTAGCGCGAACTCCGATGTGCAATTGCACATCGGAGAATCTGGAGATTTCGCGCTAACGCGCGCCCCGGAATGACGGTGTGTCACCCCGTCAGATCGGCAAATTCCGGATTTCTGCGCAGATAGTCCACGACAAAGCCGCAGCCGGCGATGACCTTGCGTCCGTCGGCGCGGATCAGTTCGAGGGCGCCCCTGATCAGCTCAGAAGCGATGCCGCGGCCGCGCAGGGCGCGCGGCGTTTCGGTATGGGTGATGATGACCGCCGCGGGCGTGGCTCGATAATTCGCAAACGCCACGGCGCCGTCGACGTCGAGTTCGAAACGGTTTTGAGCCTTGTTGTCGCGGACGGCGGCCATGCTGCGATTCCCGGATGATTCACCGTGTCATTTAGGGACATGAACCCGCCGATGCAAACCGGCGACGAAGGGACAACTGGCTCGCTGGGGTTGGCTGATATGCTGTCTTGAGCCTGACCGCTGCACTGTTGGGCACCGCCGTGATATCGGCGCCGACCGCCTCAACGAGCCGGCTGGCCCGATCGCGAGAGCCTGCAGCAGCGGCTCGGTGCAGCGCAATAAGGGACGCACACGCTTACTGGATCTTTGCGGGGAAGGCCTTGCAAGCGTGGGTCGGGTTCCTAGGTCTTTGAGATGACATACGCCGCCGTGGCGGCCGGGTCTGGGCTCGATATCGGAAATGCAGTGATCGCGGCCGCCGACGTATGCCTCTTTTCAAGGGGAGGTTACAATGTCGGGCATCCATTTCTTCAGCAAGCATCGCACGTGGGAAGACTGGTTCGGCATGCTGCTTGGCGCGCTGATCGTGGTATCGCCGTGGTTTCCCTTTTCCAGCCACGACGTGATGGACTCCGAACGCAGCACCATGATCCTGAATACGTTCGTGATCGGCATGCTGGTCTTCGGTCTGGCCCAGCTCGAATATGTCGCACTGCAGCGCTGGGAGGAGGTGGGGGAGATCGCGCTTGGCCTCTGGCTGGCCGCATCGCCCTTCATACTCGGCTATGCCGGTGACGACATGCTGCGGGCCTGGCACGTCGCCCTCGGTGGAATCGTGGTCCTGCTGGGCGCGCTTCAGCTCTGGCAGGACTGGCGCTTGAGCGATCAGGAACTGGCCAATCATCCGCAGTAGATTCTGGAGAGCCCGCCGGCTCCACACATGGCTGGCGGGCTTTCGATTCAATCCGAATATTTGAACGAGTCGACGAGCAGGGCGGACCGACATCGATCTTCGATTGGCCGACGAGAATCATTTGCATGGGCTTATGGACGCGAACGCGTGGGCATGGTGATGTCGGCGCGGCTAGCGAAGAGACCATCATGGTGATGCCCGGATTTGAGCTGGCGCCGGGCTTTCTGCTATCGTTGCAATGAGATGTCCTATGTCTGTTTTCCGAAGCGTAATGGTTGATTCCCTGTGACTGAAACGGTGACCATTCCTATCCCGCGCGGCGGTCTGGCGCGGATGTCGCGCCGGGTGATGAATCTGGCGCATATGCTGACCCAGAATGCCCGCCGCCATGGCGACCGCACTGGCTTCATCTGGGGCGATAAATCCTGGACCTGGCGCGAGATCGATGACGCCGTGTCGGCGCTGGCCGCCGGCCTCGCCGCACGCGGTATCGTCAAGGGCGATCGCCTGCTCGTCCATTCCAAGAATTGCGACGAGATGTTCTGGTCGATGTTCGCGGCGTTTCGCCTCGGCGCGGTCTGGGTGCCGACCAATTTCCGCCTGATGCCGGACGAGGTCGCCTATCTCGCCAGCGCCTCCGGTGCCAAGGCCTTTTTGTGCCATGGCGATTTCCCCGATCACGCCACGGCGGCGGCCAATCCGGCGCTCGAATTCACATGGCGGATCGGCGAGGGCGCCTTCGGCGAGAAGGCGGTCAGTGACGTGATCGCGGCGCAGGCCGGCGCCAGGGTCGAGAATGCGGCGGTCGACTACGACGATCCCTGCTGGTTCTTCTTCACCTCCGGCACCACCGGGCGCTCGAAGGCCGCGGTTCTCACCCATGGGCAGATGGCCTTCGTCGTTACCAATCATCTCGCCGACCTGATGCCGGGCACGACGGAGACGGACGCCTCGCTGGTGGTCGCGCCACTGTCGCACGGCGCCGGCGTCCACCAACTCGTGCAGGCCGCGCGCGGCGTACCGACCATTTTGCTGCCGTCGGAGAAATTCGACATTGCCGAAGCGTTCCGGCTGATCGAGGCGCACCGCGTCAGCAACATCTTCACCGTGCCGACGATTTTGAAGATGATGGTCGAGCATCCCGCGGTCGACAAATACGACCATTCTTCGCTGCGTTTCGTGATCTATGCCGGCGCGCCGATGTATCGCGAGGACCAGAAGGCCGCGTTGAACAAGCTCGGCAAGGTGCTCGTGCAGTATTTCGGCCTCGGCGAGGTCACTGGCAACATCACGGTGATGCCGGCCAGTCTGCACGACGCGGAGGATGGCCCGCATGCGCGGATCGGCACCTGCGGCTTCGAGCGCACGGGCATGCAGGTCTCGATCCAGGGCGATGACGGGCGCGAGCTCAAACCGTTCGAGACCGGCGAGATCTGCGTGATCGGACCCGCCGTGTTCGCCGGCTATTACGATAATCCCGAGGCCAATGCGAAAGCGTTTCGCGACGGCTGGTTCCGCACCGGCGATCTCGGCCACATGGACGAGGAGGGTTTCGTCTACATCACCGGCCGTGCTTCGGACATGTACATCTCCGGCGGCTCCAATATCTACCCGCGCGAGGTCGAGGAGAAGATTCTCACCCATCCTGCGATCGGCGAGGTCGCGGTGCTCGGCGTGCCCGACCCGTTCTGGGGCGAGGTGGGTGTTGCCGTCTGCGTCGCGCGCGAGGGCGCTGGCGCCGTGAGCGAGGCGGAGCTCGCCGCGTTCCTGGCGCCGAAGGTGCCGCGCTACAAGATGCCGAAGCGCTTCTTCTTCTGGGAGGCGCTGCCGAAATCCGGCTATGGCAAGATTCCGAAGCGGCTGGTCCGCGATGAACTGGAAGCGCGAGGGCTGCTTGAGCTCATCTCCAAAACGCCTAGCTGAGCCGATGCGTAGCGTCGAGCAGCCCGGGCCGCCCGCGCCTGAGCGAATCCAGTGGGTCGAAGCGCGGGGACGGGCGTTTTCGTTCGCGTTGCAGGCCGGCCTGCCGCTACTCGAGGCCGCGCGCCGCGGTTTTGCCGAAGCTGGATTTTCAGGCGGCGTGTTGAACATGCGGGGAGGGGCGCTCGGGCCGTTTGCCTATGTGATGCCGGCGCTGTCGAAGACCGGCGCCAATGCCGCGTTCTACAGCGATACGTTTCGGCCCTCCGACGTCACGCGGCTGAAGCTCGGCGCGATGACGCTCGGCGAACGCGACGGCGCGCCGTTCTTCCATTGCCACGGGCTGTGGACCGAGACAGACGGACATCTGCACGGCGGCCACATTCTGCCCGAGGAGAGCATTGTTGCCGAATCGTTCGCGGTGGAAGCATTCGGTATCGACGGCGCCATGTTCACGGCCGAGCCCGATCCCGAGACCAATTTCAAACTGTTCGGACCGGTGGCGTGCGCCGGCACAGATGTGAAGGCTGACAGCCGCGCCTTCGCGCTGCGGCTACGGCCGAACCAGGATTTTGCGGCCGCACTGGAGACCTTCTGCCGGCAGCACGGAATCCTGCGCGCGCGGATTCACGGCGGCGTCGGCTCCACCATCGGCGCGCATTTCACCGACGGCCGAACCGTTGTGCCGTTTGCGACCGAGCTTGCGATCAAGGCTGGCCTGATCGCGCCCGGCGCTGACGGCACGTTGCATGCGGAGATCGATGTCGCGCTCGTCGATTATCTCGGCGACATCGCGGAGGGCCGGCTGATGCGCGGCGACAATCCGGTGTTGATGACGATGGAGCTGGTGCTGGAGGTGGTGTGAATCCGTAGGGTGGGCAAAGGCGCAACGCGCCGTGCCCACCATCTCTCCGATTGGTTTGCGGAAGGGTGGGCACGCTTGCGCTTTGCCCATCCTACGCAGCTTGCGCGTTGATAGCGCGTCTCACCTGAAGTGATAGTTCACCCCAACCTTGATGGTATGGAAGTCGATGTTGGGGGAATCGAGCAGCAAGCCGCCCAGATTATAAGTCTCGCCGCCGAGGCTGGTGTACATGTACTCGGCCTTGGCCGACCAGCTCGGCGTGAACAGGTATTCGAGGCCGCCGCCGATGGTGTATCCCGAGTGAAACTGGCTATCCGAAAACGAAAACGGCGTGCCGGGCGCTGAAAGCGAGGCCTTGTGGTTGGCCCACGCGTAACCGCCCTTGGCGTAGATCAGGGCCGCATCCAATGCGAAGCCGGCGCGGCCGGTCACGCTGCCGAACGAGTTGATCTTGCTTTCCTGCGTGAGCAGGATGCCGCCGACGTCCTCGGTGAAGCTGTCCTTGATGCTGGCGCCAGCGGCGTCGACTTCGACACCGAATACAAACTGGCTACCGGGAAACTGCCAGTTGTAGCCGATCGTACCACCGCCGAAACCGCCGCTAGCATCGCTATCGCTGCCGCCCCAGCCATAGCCACCCATCGCGCCGATGTAGAAACCGGACCAGTTATAGGCCGCAACCACCGCCGCCGGGGGCGCTTTGGAATAGGGCCGCGCCTGCATGTCGGCGGCCGAGGCCGCGCTCGCGACCGAAAGAGCCACACCAGCTAAAAGTAGTCGTTTCATTTTCTGTCCCCTGAAGTTGAACGCACGTGTAACCCCCTGCAGGCCCCATAGCGGACCGATTGCACCGGCATGGTGACGTATCGTTTGTGGAAGTGGGCGCGAACGCGCCCCCAAAGAGCCGTCTGCAAGCGACGTTCGTGCGGATGTGAGAACGTCGTTCGCAGGTTAACCATACGTCATGTATGCCGGCAAAAATTGGACCGAAGCGCGTCCGCTCATTGGCGCAGGCAGGTTGCTATTTCGACAGCCGTGCGGCGACGTGTGGCGTGAGACGAGTTCTCGATTTGCGCGATAGGCGGTTTTCGTTCGCTCGCTGCTTCATCGTGTTGCTCACTGGCGAGCTACGGCGGACAAGTCGCTCTATCCATCCTACGCAGATACGCTTTCGCGACGCATTGCGTCCGAGGTTTGGCGCAACAGGTTTGGGGGCGTGAATAGGGGCCTGATGACAGGCAGGCCTCGTGTCACCGCCGTTTGCGGACGTGAACGTTGATGTCGAGATCGATATCGCTGACGCAGGTTTGCGTCGTGCGATGCGAGCCGCCTTCGTGCCAGCGGCCGGAGCGCGCGCGGGCGTTGCTGACATTGGCGAGTTTCAGGCAGCGCCATTGCGGCAACGGGCCAGAGCTTTCGCCGGCGAACTGCCACGCCAGCACAACTTCTTCACCGCGTTTGTTGGTGCCGATGATATGCGGGCAGAGTTCGCGGCTGCGGCCGCCATAGTCGCAGACGACCTGCTGCTCGCCGAGGATGGCGTTGCGGAAGAGGGGGTAGGCGGTGCTTGGCATCGGCAGGGTACCATCTAGGATTGTGCGGCATTGTCTGTATAACCCTTCCGAATGACTTTGTTCCGCGGGCTGCGAACCATGGCTTACAAACGCAATCGTGCGATCAATCTGCCGGCGCCGTATCTCAAGCGCATCTGGCTCGAGCCGGCGCGGGTCACCAACCGCGAGGCCTATCCGTTCTGCCTGCCGCTGCTGCGCGATGAGTTCGAACTGAGTTTCAATAAGGCGATCACGATCATCGTCGGCGAGAACGGCACCGGGAAATCCACCTTGCTCGAAGGCATCGCCGTGCTTGCCGGCTATGACGAAGCCGGGGGCGGCAAGGGGTACATGCCGGTCGATCATTCGAAGGCGTTGGAGAAGATGGGTGGAACGTTGTCGACCGCCCTTCGCGCAAGCTGGCTACCCAAGATCACCAACGGATGGTTCTTCCGTGCCGAGAGCTTCTTCTCAGTCGCCCGCTATCTCGATGAAGCGGCCATCGGAACGCCCGGCCCGCCTCCTGATTTCCTCTCGCATTCCCACGGCGAAGGTTTTCTGCGCTTCTTCGAAGAGCGCTGCCAGCGCCAGGGCATCTTCATCTTCGACGAACCGGAATCCGCGCTGTCGCCCGCGCGCCAGATCGAGTTTTTGAAGCTGATGCGGCGGATGGAGAATATCGGCCATTGCCAGATCATCATGGCCACGCACTCGCCAGTCCTGATGGCCTATCCGAACGCGACCCTGCTGCGGCTGACGAAATATGGGCTGGAGCCGGTGACGGTGCGCGAGACCGACCACTACAAGGTCCTGCGCGAGTTTTGCGACGATCCGGACGGATTCGTCCAGGCGGCGATCGAGGAGTGAGGGGTTGTAGGGTGGGCAAAGGCGCGAAGCGCCGTGCCCACCGTCTCACACTTCACCCTTGATGGTGGGCACGCTTCGCTTTGCCCACCCTACACCACTGCAGACTTTGTCGCAGGTTGGGTCACCCGCGACAGGCTCGGTTGTGCTATTATGTCGACCGAACAAGGGAAAACAGGGAGGATGCCATGCCTCATACCCTGGTGCCCAGTGACCGCGTCGAGCGCGTGAGCGTGTACGGGCGCGACGGCACAAAGCTCGGCTCGATCGAGCGGCTGATGCTCGACAAGGTGAGCGGAACGGTTGCCTACGCCGTGATCAAAACCGGAGGGCTGCTCGGCAGCCACCATCATTGTCCGATCCGCTGGGACGCGCTCCGATTTGATCCCGCGCGTCAGGCCTACCAGACCGACGTGACACTGGATGATCTGCGCGCGGGCCCATCCGAACTCGATGACGACACCTTCGACTGGGGCGACCGCTCGCAGCCGCATCCGCACTATTGGACGGTGTAGGGCGACGGCGGAGTGCCCCGCTCGCGGGAGGAACGGCGGATTACGCTTCGCTAATCCGCCGTACGCTTGTTGCCTTTAACGAAGCTGGATCGAAGTAACCACACTACTTGGTCACGGCATCCGTTCGGAAAGACGATCGAAAGCGGATGATCCTCTGATTTCGACATCTTGCGGGCGGCGGCATTCAGTATAGCAACATAGGTTTTCGCATTTCGGGGATCGCCAACCAGCGGTACGTCGGCGTGTCTGATAATCACCGGGCCATTAGGCAACCAGGATAGGTCGGCAATACATTCCTCGAGCGCGTCCCAATTCTCCCCAAAGTAGTCGGGAAAACTAAGCTGTGTAGCGAGGGTAGCTAAAAGTGCCTGTTTGCTCAAAATGCTCGCCGTGATGTTGGCGCACACGGCTGCATTCTGAGACGGGCCTTCTTTAAACGCGAAGAATATCTGTAAGTCCCTGCTCAACCGGCCACTCGCTTCAGCTAACCTCACTCCGCCGCTTCGCTCGCGCTGATCCTCTTCCTCGGCCTTCCCTCCGCCTTCTTCAGCACCGGCGCCAGAAACTTCCCCGTATAGCTCCGCGGCGCTTTCACGATGTCCTCCGGCGGACCCCAGGCGACGATTTCGCCGCCGCCGTCGCCGCCTTCGGGGCCGAGGTCGATGACCCAGTCGGCGGTCTTGATGACCTCGAGGTTGTGCTCGATCACAACGACCGTATTTCCTTGCGCAACCAGCTCGTGCAGCACTTCCAGGAGTTTTGCGACGTCGTGGAAGTGCAGGCCGGTAGTCGGCTCGTCGAGGATGTAGAGCGTGCGGCCGGTGGCTCGCTTTGACAATTCCTTGGCAAGCTTGACGCGCTGGGCTTCGCCGCCGGATAGCGTGGTCGCCTGCTGGCCGACGTGGATGTAGTCGAGGCCGACGCGGTGCAGCGTCTTGAACGTCTCGCGGACGCGGGGGACGGCCTTGAAGAACTCGGCCGCTTCTTCCACCGTCATGTCGAGCACATCCGAGATCGACTTGCCCTTGAACAGGACCTCCAGCGTCTCGCGGTTGTAGCGTTTGCCCTTGCAGGTGTCGCAGGTGACGTAGACGTCGGGTAAAAAGTGCATCTCGATCTTGATGACGCCGTCGCCCTGGCAAGCCTCGCAGCGGCCGCCCTTGACGTTGAAGGAGAACCGGCCGGGCTCGTAGCCGCGCGCCTTGGCTTCGGGCAGGCCGGCAAACCATTCGCGGATCGGCGTGAAGGCGCCGGTATAGGTCGCAGGGTTGGAACGCGGGGTGCGGCCGATCGGCGACTGGTCGATGTCGATGATCTTGTCGATATGCTCCAGCCCCTCGATGCGGTCGTGGGGGGCTGCGCCTTCGCTGGCATTGTTGAGCTTTCGCGCAATCGCGCGATAGAGCGTGTCGATCAGCAGCGTCGACTTGCCGCCGCCGGAGACACCGGTGACGCAGGTGAACAGGCCCAGCGGAATTTCCGCCGAGACGTTCTTGAGGTTATTGCCGCGGGCATTGACGACCTTGATGGTTCGCCTGTGGTTCGGCGGCCTGCGCTCGGGAATCGCGACCGACAATTCGCCGGTGAGGTATTTGCCCGTGAGCGATTTCGGGTTCTTCATGATGTCGGCGGGCGTGCCTTGCGCCACGATGTGGCCGCCATGCATGCCGGCGCCGGGGCCGATGTCGAGCACATAATCGGCAAGACGGATCGCGTCCTCGTCATGCTCGACGACGATCACGGTATTGCCGAGGTCGCGTAGCCGCTTCAACGTCTCCAACAAGCGCGCATTGTCGCGCTGGTGCAGGCCGATCGAGGGCTCGTCCAGCACGTACAGCACGCCGGTCAGCCCCGAGCCGATCTGCGAGGCGAGGCGGATGCGCTGGCTTTCGCCGCCGGACAGCGTGCCCGAAGAGCGCGAGAGAGTGAGGTAGTTCAGGCCGACGTCGAGCAGGAAGGACAGCCGCTCGCGGATCTCCTTCAAGACGCGTGCGGCGATCTCGTTCTGCTGGTCGTTGAGCGCGGCAGGCACGCTTTCGAACCATTCGCCGGCACGCTTCACCGACAGTTCCGAGATTTCGCCGATATGCTTGCCGCCGATCTTGACGCAGAGCGCCTCGGGTTTGAGGCGGTGGCCCTTGCAGGCTTCGCAGGGGATGTCGGAGAAATATTTGGCCAGCTCCTCGCGCGCCCATTCGCTCTCGGTCTCGCGGTAGCGGCGCTCGAGGTTGGTGATGACGCCCTCGAACGGTTTCTTGGTGTCGTAGGAGCGGACCCCGTCCTCGTAGGAGAACTTGATCTCGTCGTCGCCGGAGCCATGCAGCAGGGCGGCCTGCGTCTTCTTCGGCAGGTCCTTCCACTTGGTGTCGAGCGTGAACTTGTAGAATTTGCCGAGCGCCGTCAGCGTCTGGATGTAATAGGGCGAGGACGACTTTGCCCACGGCGCGATCGCGCCCTTGCGCAAGGTCAGCTCCTTGTCGGGAATGACGAGGTCCTCGTCGATGTGCTGCTCGACGCCGAGGCCGCCGCAGGCCGGGCAGGCGCCGTAGGGGTTGTTGAACGAGAACAGCCGCGGCTCGATTTCGGGAATCGTGAAGCCGGAAACCGGGCAGGCAAATTTTTCCGAGAACAGAATCCGCTCGGGTCCGCTCTTGTCGTGGATCTTTGCGGTCTTCTTGTCGGACTTCTTCTCTTCCGCGCCCGCCGGCGCGTCGGCATATTCGATCACAGCCAGCCCTTCGACAAGCTTCAGCGCGGTCTCAAAACTTTCGGCGAGGCGCTGGCCGAGATCGGGACGGACCACGATGCGATCGACGACGACGTCGATGTCGTGCGGGAATTTCTTGTCCAGCGTCGGCGCTTCCGACAGCTCATAGAAAGTGCCGTCAATCTTGACGCGCTGAAAACCCTTCTTCAGCCATTCAGCGAGCTCTTTTTTGTACTCACCCTTGCGGCCGCGCACCACCGGCGCCAGCAGATAGAGCCGGGTACCCTCGGGCAGCGCCAGCACGCGATCGACCATCTGCGATACGACCTGGCTTTCGATCGGAAGTCCGGTGGCCGGCGAATAGGGTACGCCGACCCGCGCCCACAGCAGACGCATGTAGTCGTAGATCTCGGTAACGGTGCCGACGGTGGAGCGCGGGTTCTTCGACGTTGTCTTCTGCTCGATCGAGATCGCAGGAGACAGACCGTCGATCTGGTCGACATCCGGCTTCTGCATCA belongs to Bradyrhizobium icense and includes:
- the uvrA gene encoding excinuclease ABC subunit UvrA → MDEVLRAKRQQNAGSASRAITIRGAREHNLKNVDLEIPRDKLVVFTGLSGSGKSSLAFDTIYAEGQRRYVESLSAYARQFLEMMQKPDVDQIDGLSPAISIEQKTTSKNPRSTVGTVTEIYDYMRLLWARVGVPYSPATGLPIESQVVSQMVDRVLALPEGTRLYLLAPVVRGRKGEYKKELAEWLKKGFQRVKIDGTFYELSEAPTLDKKFPHDIDVVVDRIVVRPDLGQRLAESFETALKLVEGLAVIEYADAPAGAEEKKSDKKTAKIHDKSGPERILFSEKFACPVSGFTIPEIEPRLFSFNNPYGACPACGGLGVEQHIDEDLVIPDKELTLRKGAIAPWAKSSSPYYIQTLTALGKFYKFTLDTKWKDLPKKTQAALLHGSGDDEIKFSYEDGVRSYDTKKPFEGVITNLERRYRETESEWAREELAKYFSDIPCEACKGHRLKPEALCVKIGGKHIGEISELSVKRAGEWFESVPAALNDQQNEIAARVLKEIRERLSFLLDVGLNYLTLSRSSGTLSGGESQRIRLASQIGSGLTGVLYVLDEPSIGLHQRDNARLLETLKRLRDLGNTVIVVEHDEDAIRLADYVLDIGPGAGMHGGHIVAQGTPADIMKNPKSLTGKYLTGELSVAIPERRPPNHRRTIKVVNARGNNLKNVSAEIPLGLFTCVTGVSGGGKSTLLIDTLYRAIARKLNNASEGAAPHDRIEGLEHIDKIIDIDQSPIGRTPRSNPATYTGAFTPIREWFAGLPEAKARGYEPGRFSFNVKGGRCEACQGDGVIKIEMHFLPDVYVTCDTCKGKRYNRETLEVLFKGKSISDVLDMTVEEAAEFFKAVPRVRETFKTLHRVGLDYIHVGQQATTLSGGEAQRVKLAKELSKRATGRTLYILDEPTTGLHFHDVAKLLEVLHELVAQGNTVVVIEHNLEVIKTADWVIDLGPEGGDGGGEIVAWGPPEDIVKAPRSYTGKFLAPVLKKAEGRPRKRISASEAAE